One Microcoleus sp. AS-A8 DNA window includes the following coding sequences:
- a CDS encoding ribonuclease J, with product MTNNKKSASALKIIPLGGLHEIGKNTCILEINDEIILVDAGIAFPNDEMHGVNIVLPDMTYLRENRHKIKGMIVTHGHEDHIGGIPYHLKQFDIPVIHGPRLAMALLQGKLEEAGVANRTVLKTVSPRDMVRVGTSFVVEFIRNTHSMADSFTIAIHTPLGVVIHTGDFKIDHTPVDGEFFDFQRLAEHGEKGVLCLLSDSTNAEVPGHTPSESAVYPNLDRVFAQAPGRVLITTFASSVHRVNIILQLAQKHKRVVSVVGRSMLNVIAHARNLGYIKCPDNLFEPLHAVSNLPPEKVVILTTGSQGEPMAAMTRIANGEHRQIKIKQGDTVVFSANPIPGNTIAVVNTIDKLMIQGANVIYGRDKGIHVSGHGAQEDQKLMLSLTRPKFFVPVHGEHRMLVQHAKMAHAMGIPTENTVVINNGDIVEVTENSIGVAGKVPSGIELVDRCGIVHDNVLKERQQLAEDGVVTVAAAVDWEGKLLAKPEIHLRGVVSLVEKSLLEQLVIKAIERTLTERWTDFAKSFEGSELDIDWAGLQVQIENDLRRLARRELQSHPLVVFLLQAPEEPPVKVTGRRRRSTARVAS from the coding sequence ATGACTAACAATAAAAAATCTGCATCAGCCTTAAAAATTATTCCCCTGGGCGGATTGCATGAGATTGGCAAAAACACCTGTATTTTAGAGATCAACGATGAAATTATCCTTGTAGATGCAGGGATTGCTTTTCCCAACGATGAAATGCACGGGGTGAATATTGTTCTCCCCGATATGACCTATCTGCGGGAAAATCGCCACAAAATTAAAGGGATGATTGTCACCCACGGTCATGAAGACCATATCGGCGGCATTCCCTATCACCTCAAGCAATTTGATATTCCCGTCATTCATGGGCCACGTCTAGCCATGGCGTTGCTGCAAGGCAAACTGGAAGAAGCGGGAGTCGCCAATCGCACAGTATTGAAGACGGTTAGTCCCCGTGACATGGTACGAGTTGGCACTTCCTTCGTGGTTGAATTTATTCGCAATACCCACTCCATGGCGGATAGCTTTACCATTGCCATCCACACCCCTCTCGGTGTCGTGATTCATACGGGAGATTTCAAAATTGACCATACACCCGTGGATGGCGAATTCTTTGATTTCCAAAGATTGGCAGAACACGGTGAGAAAGGGGTACTCTGCTTACTGAGTGATTCAACCAATGCTGAAGTCCCAGGACACACCCCTTCAGAAAGTGCAGTTTATCCCAATCTCGACCGTGTTTTTGCTCAAGCACCTGGACGGGTACTGATCACAACCTTTGCCTCGTCAGTTCACCGAGTGAATATCATTTTGCAACTCGCACAGAAACACAAACGGGTTGTTTCGGTTGTCGGGCGCTCGATGCTGAATGTGATCGCCCATGCTCGGAATCTGGGTTACATTAAATGCCCAGATAACTTGTTTGAGCCATTACATGCCGTTAGCAACTTACCTCCCGAAAAGGTAGTGATTCTGACAACCGGTTCTCAGGGTGAACCGATGGCGGCAATGACGCGAATTGCCAATGGCGAACACCGACAAATTAAAATCAAGCAGGGCGATACGGTGGTATTCTCCGCTAACCCCATTCCTGGCAATACCATTGCTGTGGTCAATACCATCGATAAGCTGATGATCCAGGGAGCCAATGTCATCTATGGTCGGGACAAGGGAATCCATGTTTCCGGGCACGGTGCACAGGAAGACCAGAAGCTGATGTTATCCCTAACTCGACCAAAATTCTTTGTGCCAGTTCACGGCGAGCATCGGATGCTGGTGCAACATGCCAAGATGGCTCATGCGATGGGTATCCCCACAGAAAATACGGTCGTGATCAACAACGGGGATATCGTAGAAGTAACAGAAAATAGCATTGGAGTCGCAGGCAAGGTGCCGTCTGGGATTGAACTGGTTGATCGATGCGGCATTGTCCATGACAACGTACTCAAAGAACGGCAGCAACTGGCAGAAGATGGTGTTGTTACTGTCGCGGCAGCCGTAGACTGGGAGGGCAAACTGCTCGCCAAGCCAGAAATCCACCTACGGGGGGTTGTCTCGCTGGTTGAGAAATCCCTGTTGGAACAGTTGGTGATTAAGGCCATTGAACGGACATTAACTGAGCGCTGGACAGACTTTGCCAAGTCCTTCGAGGGTAGCGAGTTGGATATCGACTGGGCAGGCTTGCAAGTGCAAATTGAGAATGACTTACGCCGCTTAGCCCGACGTGAGCTTCAGAGTCATCCCCTTGTGGTCTTCTTGCTCCAAGCTCCGGAGGAACCCCCGGTCAAGGTCACGGGGCGACGCCGACGCTCAACGGCTAGGGTGGCTTCCTAG
- the dapA gene encoding 4-hydroxy-tetrahydrodipicolinate synthase, with the protein MVNFGRVLTAMLTPFKEDGSVNYEVAEQLAAHLVNNGTDTLVVCGTTGESPTLTWDEEYQLFQVIQKAVAGKANVMAGTGSNSTQEAIAATQKAAKIGLDGSLQVVPYYNKPPQSGLYHHFQAIAQACPDLPLMLYNVPSRTGQNLQPETVARLAEIPNIVALKEASGNLDQASQIRRLTPPDFALYSGDDSFTLAMLAIGGTGVVSVASHLVGQDLQQMIQSFEAGKIVRAREIHLKLFPLFKVLFCTTNPIPLKAALKLQGWDVGSSRPPLCDLSTEFKEELEKVLIELALL; encoded by the coding sequence GTGGTCAATTTTGGACGTGTACTAACGGCGATGCTCACGCCCTTCAAGGAAGATGGCAGCGTCAATTATGAAGTCGCTGAGCAATTAGCCGCTCATTTAGTGAACAATGGCACAGATACCCTTGTCGTTTGCGGGACTACGGGGGAATCTCCAACCCTCACTTGGGATGAAGAGTACCAGTTATTTCAAGTGATACAGAAAGCCGTAGCCGGAAAAGCTAACGTTATGGCGGGAACTGGGTCAAATTCGACTCAAGAAGCCATTGCCGCGACGCAAAAAGCCGCTAAAATAGGGCTAGATGGATCGTTACAAGTCGTTCCTTACTACAACAAGCCACCACAGTCAGGACTGTATCATCATTTTCAGGCGATCGCGCAAGCCTGTCCTGACCTTCCCTTGATGCTTTACAATGTTCCGAGCCGCACCGGTCAAAATCTCCAACCGGAGACCGTTGCCCGCTTAGCCGAAATCCCCAACATTGTGGCACTCAAAGAAGCCAGTGGTAATCTCGACCAGGCCAGTCAAATTCGGCGTTTGACACCACCTGATTTTGCCCTTTACTCTGGAGATGATTCCTTTACCCTAGCCATGCTGGCAATTGGAGGCACTGGAGTTGTCAGTGTTGCCAGTCATTTAGTGGGTCAAGATCTGCAACAGATGATCCAATCGTTTGAAGCGGGGAAAATCGTTAGAGCAAGGGAAATTCATCTAAAACTTTTCCCCTTATTTAAAGTCTTGTTCTGCACGACCAACCCGATCCCTCTCAAAGCAGCGCTGAAACTGCAAGGGTGGGACGTAGGTTCCTCACGTCCTCCTCTATGTGACCTGTCAACTGAGTTTAAAGAAGAGTTAGAAAAAGTTCTGATTGAACTTGCTTTGCTTTAA
- a CDS encoding aspartate-semialdehyde dehydrogenase: MSNPIRVAILGATGAVGTELLELLQSRNFPLAELKLLASPRSAGRTLSFQGEELLVEPVSEQSFENIDVVLASAGGSTSKAWAAKAVERGAVVIDNSSAFRMNPEVPLVIPEVNPDAAAMHQGIIANPNCTTILMAVAVWPLHQVQPVQRIVAATYQSASGAGMRAMEELKTQAQAILHGETPITESFPYPLAFNLFPHNTPLNEQGYCEEEMKMVNETRKIFNAPQLRVSATCVRVPVLRAHSEAINLEFAQPMSVAKAREVLANAPGVQLVEDWQANYFPMPIDASGRDEVLVGRIRQDLSHPCGLELWLCGDQIRKGAALNAVQIAELLVARNLLRSATTTVTH, from the coding sequence TTGTCTAATCCAATTCGCGTGGCTATTTTAGGCGCGACGGGTGCAGTAGGCACAGAATTACTGGAATTACTGCAAAGCCGAAACTTCCCACTTGCTGAGTTAAAGCTTTTAGCCTCACCCCGCTCGGCTGGGCGTACCCTGTCCTTCCAGGGAGAAGAACTGTTAGTAGAGCCTGTATCCGAGCAATCGTTTGAGAATATCGATGTAGTTTTAGCCTCTGCCGGAGGGTCAACGTCGAAAGCTTGGGCGGCCAAAGCTGTTGAGCGCGGCGCGGTCGTGATTGACAACTCTAGTGCCTTTCGCATGAATCCAGAGGTGCCCCTGGTCATTCCAGAGGTGAATCCTGATGCCGCAGCGATGCATCAAGGCATTATCGCCAACCCTAACTGCACAACGATTTTGATGGCCGTGGCGGTTTGGCCGTTGCATCAAGTTCAGCCCGTGCAACGAATTGTTGCTGCCACGTATCAATCGGCGAGTGGGGCTGGGATGAGAGCCATGGAAGAACTCAAGACCCAGGCGCAAGCCATTTTGCACGGGGAAACCCCGATCACAGAAAGCTTTCCTTACCCATTAGCCTTTAATCTATTCCCGCACAACACGCCGCTGAATGAGCAGGGGTACTGCGAGGAAGAGATGAAGATGGTCAACGAAACGCGCAAGATTTTTAATGCGCCCCAGCTCAGAGTTAGCGCGACTTGTGTACGGGTTCCTGTACTTCGTGCCCACTCAGAAGCGATTAATCTAGAGTTTGCACAACCCATGTCAGTCGCCAAGGCAAGAGAGGTGCTTGCCAATGCCCCTGGAGTGCAACTGGTGGAAGACTGGCAAGCCAATTACTTCCCAATGCCGATTGATGCCTCAGGTCGTGATGAAGTTCTAGTGGGTCGAATTCGTCAAGACCTTTCTCATCCCTGCGGTTTGGAACTTTGGCTGTGTGGCGACCAAATTCGTAAGGGTGCTGCCCTGAACGCGGTACAAATTGCGGAATTGTTGGTTGCGCGAAATTTACTTCGATCGGCAACAACAACAGTGACTCATTAA